One window from the genome of Oryza glaberrima chromosome 3, OglaRS2, whole genome shotgun sequence encodes:
- the LOC127765798 gene encoding peroxidase P7-like: protein MVSSAMAAVAVAFAVVVAATTSSAQLDPHFYDGLCPAALPTIKRIVEEAVAAEPRMGASLLRLHFHDCFVNGCDGSILLDDTPFFTGEKNAAPNMNSVRGFDVIDRIKDAVNAACRRNVVSCADIVAVAARDSIAALGGPSYHVPLGRRDSRTASQAAANSSIPAPTLNLDGLVSSFAAQGLSVQDLVLLSGAHTLGFSRCTNFRDRLYNETATLDASLAASLGGTCPRTAGAGDDNLAPLDPTPARFDAAYYASLLRARGLLHSDQQLFAGGGLGATDGLVRFYAANPDAFRRDFAESMVRMATLSPLVGSQGEVRVNCRKVNYY, encoded by the exons ATGGTGTCCTCTGctatggcggcggtggcggtagcGTTTGCTGTAGTGGTGGCCGCAACGACGAGCAGCGCGCAGCTTGACCCGCACTTCTACGACGGCTTGTGCCCGGCGGCGCTGCCCACCATCAAACGGATCGTCGAGGAGGCCGTCGCGGCGGAGCCCCGCATGGGCGCCTCGCTCCTGCGCCTGcacttccacgactgcttcgtcaac GGTTGCGACGGGTCCATCCTGCTGGACGACACGCCATTCTTCACGGGGGAGAAGAACGCGGCGCCCAATATGAACTCCGTCCGCGGCTTCGACGTCATCGACCGCATCAAGGACGCCGTCaacgccgcctgccgccgcaacgtcgtctcctgcgccgacatcgtcgccgtcgccgcgcgcgactCCATCGCCGCC CTGGGAGGGCCGTCGTACCACGTGCCGCTGGGCCGGAGGGACTCGCGGACGGCGAGCCAGGCGGCGGCGAACAGCAGCATCCCGGCGCCGACGCTCAACCTCGACGGCCTCGTCTCCAGCTTCGCTGCGCAGGGCCTCTCCGTGCAGGACCtcgtcctcctctccggcgCCCACACGCTGGGCTTCTCCCGCTGCACCAACTTCCGCGACCGCCTCTACAACGAGACGGCCACGCTCgacgcctccctcgccgcgtcgCTCGGGGGGACCTGCCCGCgtaccgccggcgccggcgacgacaaccTCGCGCCGCTCGacccgacgccggcgaggttCGACGCCGCGTACTACGCCTCGCTGCTGCGCGCCAGGGGGCTCCTGCACTCGGACCAGCAgctgttcgccggcggcggcctcggcgccaCCGACGGGCTCGTCAGGTTCTACGCCGCCAACCCGGACGCGTTCCGGCGAGACTTCGCCGAGTCCATGGTGAGGATGGCCACCCTGAGCCCGCTCGTCGGGAGCCAAGGCGAGGTCCGCGTCAACTGCAGGAAGGTGAACTACTACTAG
- the LOC127765874 gene encoding CBL-interacting protein kinase 10 isoform X1, whose protein sequence is MVEQKGNILMKRYEIGKLLGQGSFAKVYHGRNIKNSQSVAIKVIDKEKILKCELMDQIRREISVMNLVRHPCIVQLYEVMATKTKIYFILEYVKGGELFNKVRRGRLKEEVARKYFQQLISAIDFCHSRGVYHRDLKPENLLLDENRNLKISDFGLSALAECKRQDGLLHTTCGTPAYVAPEVINRKGYDGAKADVWACGVILYVLLAGYLPFQDKNVINMYKKICKAEFKWPSWFSSDIRKLLRRILDPNPATRISVSEIMEDPWFRVGLDSDLLNKTIPTDKVDKVVHVDMDSTFGNLSNNINEGKQEAENLTSLNAFDIISLSSGFDLSAMFEDENSKEESKFTSTNTATTITKKLEDVAKNLRLKFLKKNGGLLKMEGSKPGRKGVMSINAEIFQITPDFHLVEFTKINGDTLEYQKVKQEMRPALKDIVWAWQGEQPQPQSLNEPS, encoded by the coding sequence ATGGTAGAACAAAAGGGGAATATTTTGATGAAGAGATATGAGATAGGAAAATTACTTGGGCAAGGAAGTTTCGCTAAAGTTTACCATGGCCGTAATATTAAGAATTCACAAAGTGTTGCAATCAAGGTGATTGACAAAGAAAAGATATTGAAATGTGAGCTTATGGATCAAATAAGAAGAGAGATTTCAGTGATGAACCTAGTAAGACATCCGTGCATTGTTCAATTATATGAGGTGATGGCTACCAAAACTAAGATATATTTTATCCTAGAGTATGTGAAAGGGGGAGAGTTATTCAACAAGGTTCGACGTGGAAGACTAAAGGAAGAAGTTGCACGGAAGTACTTTCAGCAGTTAATTAGTGCTATTGACTTTTGTCATAGCAGAGGGGTTTATCATCGTGATCTAAAGCCAGAAAACCTTCTTCTTGATGAAAATCGAAATTTGAAAATCTCAGACTTTGGTTTGAGTGCACTTGCAGAATGTAAGAGACAAGATGGGTTGCTCCACACAACTTGTGGAACTCCTGCATATGTTGCTCCAGAAGTGATTAACAGAAAAGGATATGATGGTGCAAAGGCTGACGTATGGGCTTGTGGAGTGATTCTTTATGTACTATTGGCTGGTTATCTCCCATTTCAAGATAAAAATGTGATAAACATGTATAAGAAGATATGCAAAGCGGaattcaaatggccaagttggTTTTCTTCTGATATCCGAAAGCTTTTGCGACGTATTCTTGATCCAAACCCTGCGACACGGATCTCAGTTTCAGAAATTATGGAAGATCCTTGGTTTAGAGTAGGTCTTGATTCAGATCTACTTAACAAGACCATACCAACAGATAAAGTTGATAAAGTTGTGCATGTTGACATGGATTCAACATTTGGTAATTTAAGCAACAATATAAATGAAGGAAAACAAGAAGCAGAAAATCTTACTAGCTTGAATGCTTTTGATATTATTTCTCTTTCATCAGGATTTGATCTTTCTGCTATGTTTGAAGATGAAAACAGCAAAGAGGAATCAAAATTTACATCCACTAACACAGCTACGACAATCACCAAAAAGCTTGAGGATGTTGCGAAGAATTTACGATTAAAATTCTTGAAGAAAAATGGTGGTTTGTTAAAGATGGAAGGATCAAAACCAGGAAGGAAAGGTGTAATGTCCATCAATGCTGAAATATTTCAGATCACACCAGATTTTCATTTAGTGGAATTTACGAAGATAAATGGTGATACACTTGAGTATCAAAAGGTCAAACAAGAGATGAGACCAGCACTAAAGGATATTGTATGGGCTTGGCAAGGTGAGCAGCCACAACCACAATCATTGAACGAACCGTCTTAA
- the LOC127765873 gene encoding WEB family protein At2g38370: MASAEAECAAAAVGGGGRAEIDTSAPFESVREAVDRFGGSAAWSSHLIRRMFAPSNPKEQSEESKQPVDIKEQAAQLEHDLIIKEKETLDVLKELESTKKIIADLKQRIQKESNETSPSAVKSDDQSEIPITESEEQKPENVNIDMDMEGLDEHPQPLSGSVLLELEQAKANLNRTTGDLAAVRAAIELLHNSIAKEKLLLERSREKLSSNTALASSLEDELDQTTQKLQTLKDLQARREDPSDIFIEIKKMASEVQQLRGMANASKSEAMMLAAEIEQTKASIGTAEIRCIAAKKMEEAARAAEALALAEIKALLSSESSSECGSSVCDGVTLSAEEYFTLCSKAQEADENSRKKVEEAMLQVDVANSSETDSVKKLDDARLEVEECKRALQEALKRVEAANRGKLAVDEILRRWKSENGHKRRSIGGSPKFKNAAQRRKDSHSMDIISDASTNSCKQTLSIGQILSMKLMGPEGYDKTIWDDKTSEMPNVSLGQILNRGRVLSREETAVRKRVSGKRKKFALTGLSVLLAKQAKNKKKRESL; the protein is encoded by the exons ATGGCGAGCGCCGAGGCGGaatgcgccgcggcggcggtgggcggcggcgggagggcggaGATCGACACGTCGGCGCCGTTCGAGTCGGTGCGGGAGGCCGTCGACCGCttcggcggcagcgccgcctgGAGCTCCCACCTCATCAGGCGCATGTTCGCCCCTTCCAACCCCAAG GAGCAATCTGAAGAAAGTAAACAGCCTGTCGATATCAAAGAGCAGGCTGCACAACTAGAACATGATCTTATCATCAAAGAAAAGGAGACACTTGATGTGTTAAAGGAATTGGAATCTACCAAGAAAATCATAGCAGACTTAAAACAGagaatacagaaggaatcaaaTGAAACATCTCCTTCAGCTGTGAAGTCTGATGACCAAAGTGAAATTCCTATTACAGAATCTGAAGAGCAGAAACCTGAAAATGTTAACATTGATATGGATATGGAAGGCCTAGATGAACATCCACAACCGCTTTCAGGTTCAGTACTGTTAGAACTTGAGCAGGCAAAAGCAAACCTAAACAGAACTACAGGTGACCTGGCTGCAGTACGAGCTGCAATTGAATTACTGCACAATAGCATAGCAAAGGAGAAACTTTTGCTTGAGAGAAGCCGGGAAAAGCTTTCTTCCAATACTGCACTGGCTTCTTCTTTGGAAGATGAGCTGGATCAGACAACACAAAAGTTGCAAACCCTGAAAGATCTGCAGGCAAGACGTGAAGATCCCTCTGACATTTTCATTGAGATCAAGAAAATGGCATCTGAGGTACAGCAGCTCAGGGGCATGGCTAATGCTTCAAAGTCTGAGGCTATGATGCTGGCTGCAGAAATCGAGCAGACAAAGGCTAGCATTGGCACAGCAGAGATCAGATGCATTGCAGCCAAGAAGATGGAAGAAGCAGCTAGAGCAGCAGAAGCACTTGCACTTGCTGAGATCAAAGCTCTGTTGAGCAGTGAAAGTTCTTCTGAATGTGGCAGCTCTGTTTGTGATGGAGTGACTCTTTCAGCGGAAGAATATTTCACACTGTGCTCGAAGGCTCAAGAGGCTGATGAAAACTCGAGGAAGAAAGTAGAAGAGGCCATGCTGCAGGTAGATGTAGCTAACAGCTCAGAGACCGACTCAGTTAAAAAGTTAGATGATGCCCGATTAGAGGTTGAGGAATGCAAGAGGGCACTGCAAGAGGCCCTGAAGAGGGTGGAAGCTGCAAACCGTGGGAAACTTGCAGTTGATGAGATTCTTCGCAGATGGAAATCTGAGAATGGGCACAAGAGGCGCTCCATCGGTGGCTCTCCAAAGTTCAAGAATGCAGCTCAACGTCGTAAAGATTCACACAGCATGGATATCATCTCTGATGCTTCAACTAATTCCTGCAAGCAAACGTTGTCAATTGGGCAGATACTAAGCATGAAGCTGATGGGGCCTGAAGGGTATGACAAAACCATCTGGGACGACAAAACGAGCGAGATGCCGAACGTTTCCCTTGGTCAGATTCTGAACAGGGGTAGAGTTTTGTCCAGAGAAGAGACGGCTGTTCGCAAGAGGGTCtcagggaagaggaagaaattcGCATTGACTGGGCTCTCAGTTCTATTGGCAAAGCAAgccaagaacaagaagaagagggaATCCCTCTGA
- the LOC127765347 gene encoding peroxidase 70-like encodes MGYSYSSAAVAVSVLVVALAAAASGQLSTTFYASSCPTALSTIRSAVNAAVAREPRMGASLLRLHFHDCFVQGCDASILLADNATFRGEQGAFPNVNSLRGFEVISSIKTQLEASCRQTVSCADILAVAARDSVVALGGPSYPVELGRRDGMTTNQTMANTNLHPPTTDLGNFVTSFAGKGLSPTDLVVLTGAHTVGVAQCTNFRSRLYGESNINAPFAASLRASCPQAGGDTNLAPLDSTPNAFDNAFFTDLIAGRGLLHSDQELYRGDGSGTDALVRVYAANPARFNADFAAAMVRMGAIRPLTGTQGEIRLNCSRVN; translated from the exons ATGGGTTACTCCTACTCttccgccgccgtggcggtgaGCGTTTTGGtggtggcgttggcggcggcggcgtcgggccaGCTGTCGACGACGTTCTACGCCTCGTCGTGCCCGACCGCGCTGTCGACGATCAGGAGCGCCGTGAACGCGGCGGTGGCCAGGGAGCCCCGCATGGGCGCCTCCCTGCTCAGGCTccacttccacgactgcttTGTCCAA GGATGCGACGCGTCGATACTGCTGGCCGACAATGCCACCTTCCGGGGGGAGCAGGGTGCGTTCCCTAATGTCAACTCGCTGAGGGGATTCGAGGTCATCTCTAGCATTAAGACGCAACTCGAGGCATCCTGCAGGCAgaccgtctcctgcgccgacatccttGCTGTCGCCGCCCGCgactccgtcgtcgcc CTAGGAGGTCCATCGTACCCGGTGGAGCTCGGGAGGAGGGACGGGATGACGACGAACCAAACCATGGCGAACACCAACCTCCATCCACCGACCACCGACCTGGGTAACTTCGTCACTAGCTTCGCCGGGAAAGGGCTCAGCCCCACCGACCTGGTTGTACTCACTG GAGCGCACACGGTGGGCGTGGCGCAGTGCACCAACTTCCGGTCGCGGCTCTACGGCGAGTCCAACATCAACGCGCCGTTCGCGGCGTCGCTCCGGGCGAGCTGCCcgcaggccggcggcgacacCAACCTGGCGCCGCTGGACTCCACCCCCAACGCCTTCGACAACGCCTTCTTCACCGACCtcatcgccggccgcggcctcctccactCCGACCAGGAGCTCTACCGCGGCGACGGCTCCGGCACCGACGCCCTCGTCCGCGTCTACGCCGCCAACCCCGCCCGCTTCAACGccgacttcgccgccgccatggtgcGCATGGGCGCCATCAGGCCGCTCACCGGCACGCAGGGCGAGATCAGGCTCAACTGCTCCAGGGTCAACTGA
- the LOC127765874 gene encoding CBL-interacting protein kinase 10 isoform X2, which produces MVEQKGNILMKRYEIGKLLGQGSFAKVYHGRNIKNSQSVAIKVIDKEKILKCELMDQIRREISVMNLVRHPCIVQLYEVMATKTKIYFILEYVKGGELFNKVRRGRLKEEVARKYFQQLISAIDFCHSRGVYHRDLKPENLLLDENRNLKISDFGLSALAECKRQDGLLHTTCGTPAYVAPEVINRKGYDGAKADVWACGVILYVLLAGYLPFQDKNVINMYKKICKAEFKWPSWFSSDIRKLLRRILDPNPATRISVSEIMEDPWFRVGLDSDLLNKTIPTDKVDKVVHVDMDSTFGNLSNNINEGKQEAENLTSLNAFDIISLSSGFDLSAMFEDENSKEESKFTSTNTATTITKKLEDVAKNLRLKFLKKNGGLLKMEGSKPGRKGVMSINAEIFQITPDFHLVEFTKINGDTLEYQKVKQEMRPALKDIVWAWQG; this is translated from the exons ATGGTAGAACAAAAGGGGAATATTTTGATGAAGAGATATGAGATAGGAAAATTACTTGGGCAAGGAAGTTTCGCTAAAGTTTACCATGGCCGTAATATTAAGAATTCACAAAGTGTTGCAATCAAGGTGATTGACAAAGAAAAGATATTGAAATGTGAGCTTATGGATCAAATAAGAAGAGAGATTTCAGTGATGAACCTAGTAAGACATCCGTGCATTGTTCAATTATATGAGGTGATGGCTACCAAAACTAAGATATATTTTATCCTAGAGTATGTGAAAGGGGGAGAGTTATTCAACAAGGTTCGACGTGGAAGACTAAAGGAAGAAGTTGCACGGAAGTACTTTCAGCAGTTAATTAGTGCTATTGACTTTTGTCATAGCAGAGGGGTTTATCATCGTGATCTAAAGCCAGAAAACCTTCTTCTTGATGAAAATCGAAATTTGAAAATCTCAGACTTTGGTTTGAGTGCACTTGCAGAATGTAAGAGACAAGATGGGTTGCTCCACACAACTTGTGGAACTCCTGCATATGTTGCTCCAGAAGTGATTAACAGAAAAGGATATGATGGTGCAAAGGCTGACGTATGGGCTTGTGGAGTGATTCTTTATGTACTATTGGCTGGTTATCTCCCATTTCAAGATAAAAATGTGATAAACATGTATAAGAAGATATGCAAAGCGGaattcaaatggccaagttggTTTTCTTCTGATATCCGAAAGCTTTTGCGACGTATTCTTGATCCAAACCCTGCGACACGGATCTCAGTTTCAGAAATTATGGAAGATCCTTGGTTTAGAGTAGGTCTTGATTCAGATCTACTTAACAAGACCATACCAACAGATAAAGTTGATAAAGTTGTGCATGTTGACATGGATTCAACATTTGGTAATTTAAGCAACAATATAAATGAAGGAAAACAAGAAGCAGAAAATCTTACTAGCTTGAATGCTTTTGATATTATTTCTCTTTCATCAGGATTTGATCTTTCTGCTATGTTTGAAGATGAAAACAGCAAAGAGGAATCAAAATTTACATCCACTAACACAGCTACGACAATCACCAAAAAGCTTGAGGATGTTGCGAAGAATTTACGATTAAAATTCTTGAAGAAAAATGGTGGTTTGTTAAAGATGGAAGGATCAAAACCAGGAAGGAAAGGTGTAATGTCCATCAATGCTGAAATATTTCAGATCACACCAGATTTTCATTTAGTGGAATTTACGAAGATAAATGGTGATACACTTGAGTATCAAAAGGTCAAACAAGAGATGAGACCAGCACTAAAGGATATTGTATGGGCTTGGCAAG GTTGA